One window from the genome of Amycolatopsis sp. NBC_01480 encodes:
- a CDS encoding glycoside hydrolase family 25 protein: MSRGIDISHHNVCTDYAAAKSAVDWVYIKVTEGSSFVDPSIDEHHGGFAGKPRGPYHFMRGSSAAEVATFVAQVRARAWELPPMLDAEYQGVTSAGIKAFLAEYQRQTGQELTVVYSSESLFTGACNPAGFITGNTVLWAARYSQNSADFSTLGWDHPQLGIYQYWDKGFIPGFAGGIDLDIARVDLGSPQAPSAPSTTIGEDDMAFGTPAPAGTNEHVDLGVVGCKQLRIHTSFGHVVHVRAVLFYGDTGADPNGTGEGGGYDGEFRTPKARWDWAPNRPGPIAIPVGSTSCTVLYDADHAFYVSAALR; the protein is encoded by the coding sequence GTGAGTCGAGGTATCGATATCTCGCACCACAACGTCTGCACCGACTACGCCGCAGCCAAGTCAGCGGTTGACTGGGTGTACATCAAAGTCACCGAGGGAAGTTCCTTCGTCGACCCGTCGATCGACGAGCATCACGGCGGGTTCGCCGGCAAGCCTCGGGGCCCGTATCACTTCATGCGCGGGTCCTCGGCTGCCGAGGTAGCCACCTTCGTAGCTCAGGTCCGCGCTAGGGCTTGGGAACTCCCGCCGATGCTCGACGCCGAGTACCAGGGCGTCACCTCGGCTGGCATCAAGGCGTTCCTGGCGGAGTACCAGCGTCAGACCGGGCAAGAGCTGACGGTGGTCTACTCCTCGGAGTCGCTGTTCACCGGCGCCTGCAACCCGGCGGGATTCATCACCGGAAACACGGTCCTCTGGGCAGCCCGGTATTCCCAGAACTCCGCTGACTTCTCGACGCTCGGGTGGGATCACCCCCAGCTCGGGATCTACCAGTACTGGGATAAGGGTTTCATTCCCGGGTTCGCCGGAGGAATCGACCTCGACATCGCCCGGGTTGACCTGGGATCCCCTCAGGCGCCGTCGGCGCCTTCCACGACCATCGGAGAGGACGACATGGCTTTCGGAACCCCGGCCCCGGCCGGCACTAACGAACACGTGGACCTTGGGGTGGTGGGTTGTAAGCAGCTGCGCATCCACACCTCGTTCGGGCACGTCGTGCACGTGCGTGCGGTCCTGTTCTACGGCGACACCGGCGCCGACCCCAACGGCACTGGCGAAGGCGGCGGCTACGACGGCGAGTTCCGTACGCCGAAAGCGCGCTGGGACTGGGCCCCGAACCGTCCGGGTCCGATCGCGATCCCGGTGGGCTCGACCTCGTGCACGGTCCTCTACGACGCGGACCACGCATTCTACGTCTCGGCGGCCCTCCGGTGA
- a CDS encoding helix-turn-helix transcriptional regulator, with protein MKSRRDMRKLKTALLAGAAGTRFYSGDLRQAASLHNARLYPLLVLFEQRGWITNGWDEPEAGEDQPRPWYVLTDLGRREMTRP; from the coding sequence ATGAAGTCGCGACGGGACATGCGCAAGCTGAAGACAGCGCTCCTCGCCGGCGCCGCCGGGACCCGCTTCTACAGCGGGGACCTGCGGCAAGCAGCCAGCCTGCACAACGCACGCCTCTACCCCCTGCTGGTGCTGTTCGAACAGCGCGGCTGGATCACCAACGGCTGGGACGAGCCCGAAGCCGGCGAGGATCAGCCGCGGCCCTGGTACGTGCTGACGGATCTCGGTCGGCGCGAAATGACCAGGCCGTAG
- a CDS encoding helix-turn-helix domain-containing protein → MTEDPTSRLLAFADQLRQHRVAHTPKLTGKALGELLGWRPMKVSLIERGRQAITEPELTQWARALDMPEDVFNGLLQELRAIRLDQSEWKYRLRRGGHEAVQHSFAAIEQAAGKIVGVETGVVPGLVQTPAYARAVFEKNAAFRGAGADVDAAVAARMERQQINYDGSKTIELLVFEACLHSGVIPADIRAGQIDRLIAVTYLHTVRLGVVPLDAELPVPLLHGFWLFDDELLSIEVMHTELTTSDPDDVAIYTGLVEDLWEVAEEGDQARAMLLRILGNLAPSG, encoded by the coding sequence GTGACCGAAGATCCAACGAGCCGTCTGTTGGCGTTCGCTGATCAGCTGCGGCAACATCGCGTCGCCCACACGCCGAAGCTGACCGGCAAGGCGCTCGGCGAGCTACTCGGCTGGCGGCCGATGAAAGTGTCGCTGATCGAGCGCGGCAGGCAGGCCATCACCGAGCCCGAACTCACCCAGTGGGCTCGGGCTCTGGACATGCCCGAAGATGTGTTCAACGGGCTGCTCCAGGAACTACGTGCCATCCGGCTCGACCAGTCGGAGTGGAAGTACCGCCTCCGCCGCGGCGGTCACGAAGCTGTGCAGCACTCGTTCGCTGCGATCGAGCAGGCCGCCGGCAAGATCGTGGGCGTCGAAACCGGGGTCGTTCCCGGACTTGTCCAGACACCCGCCTACGCCCGCGCAGTGTTCGAGAAGAACGCCGCATTCCGGGGTGCGGGTGCTGACGTGGACGCCGCGGTCGCAGCCCGCATGGAGCGGCAGCAGATCAACTATGACGGCTCGAAGACGATCGAGCTGTTGGTCTTCGAAGCCTGTCTCCACAGTGGCGTCATCCCGGCCGATATCCGGGCTGGCCAGATCGATCGGCTGATCGCGGTCACCTATCTGCACACCGTGCGGCTTGGCGTCGTGCCGCTCGATGCGGAGCTACCGGTGCCGCTGCTCCACGGGTTTTGGCTGTTCGATGACGAACTGCTGTCCATCGAGGTAATGCACACCGAACTCACCACCAGCGATCCCGACGACGTAGCGATCTACACTGGCCTCGTCGAAGACCTCTGGGAGGTCGCCGAAGAAGGCGACCAGGCCCGCGCCATGCTGCTGCGCATACTCGGAAATCTCGCGCCATCTGGCTAG
- the folC gene encoding bifunctional tetrahydrofolate synthase/dihydrofolate synthase has translation MPRGEDEPFGAEELDGDFEGGRERRRDLADPDSFAGVDELGARAHAADEHDESDDIDPDLDAPDAAYTVGGGSRGGIGGIGQLGDNLATGPVPDLLGAQDAELHELDDQGVEEQPSDPNGQQARRELMAVEAELNQRWPETKIAPSLARIQALVTLLGEPHRGYPVLHVAGTNGKGSVSRMIDALLTRMGLRVGRYTSPHLQLVTERIALDGHPISAAKYVDLFRDVAPYVTMVDGASEDGVPMSKFEVLTGMAFAAFSDAPVEAAVVEAGMGGAWDATNVADGDVAVITPIGIDHVEYLGPKAVDAAREKAGIIKPGSVAVIAEQDQDVLNVLLERAVSVDAAVARAGSEFGVLEREVAVGGQLLKLQGLGGVYDEIFLPLHGAHQAANAALALAAVEAFFGAGKDKQLVIEAVREAFAEVENPGRLERVRAAPTVLIDAAHNPMGARALATTVAEEFAFRRLVAVVAVMAEKDARGILDALEPVVSEVVITRNSALRSMPLDELNEQAISIFGEDRVLAEPDLETAVETAIGLVEQSDDPEEPLAGGGVLVTGSVVTAGDARTLFGKEPS, from the coding sequence GTGCCGCGTGGTGAGGACGAGCCGTTCGGGGCCGAGGAGCTCGACGGCGATTTCGAAGGCGGCCGGGAGCGCCGCCGGGACCTCGCGGATCCGGACAGCTTCGCCGGCGTCGACGAGCTGGGCGCCCGCGCCCACGCTGCCGACGAGCACGACGAATCCGACGACATCGACCCCGATCTGGACGCCCCCGACGCCGCGTACACCGTGGGCGGCGGCTCGCGCGGCGGCATCGGCGGCATCGGGCAACTGGGCGACAACCTGGCCACCGGCCCGGTGCCCGACCTGCTCGGGGCGCAGGACGCCGAACTGCACGAGCTGGACGACCAGGGCGTCGAGGAGCAGCCGTCGGACCCGAACGGGCAGCAGGCGCGCCGTGAGCTGATGGCCGTCGAGGCGGAGCTGAACCAGCGCTGGCCGGAGACGAAGATCGCGCCCTCGCTGGCGCGGATCCAGGCACTGGTCACGCTGCTGGGCGAGCCGCACCGCGGGTACCCCGTGCTGCATGTGGCCGGCACCAACGGCAAGGGCTCGGTCTCCCGCATGATCGACGCGCTGCTGACCCGGATGGGCCTGCGCGTCGGCCGCTACACCAGCCCCCACCTGCAGCTCGTCACCGAGCGCATCGCCCTGGACGGGCACCCGATCTCGGCGGCGAAGTACGTGGACCTGTTCCGCGACGTCGCCCCGTACGTGACGATGGTCGACGGCGCGAGCGAGGACGGCGTGCCGATGAGCAAGTTCGAGGTGCTCACCGGGATGGCGTTCGCCGCGTTCTCGGACGCGCCGGTGGAGGCCGCCGTGGTCGAGGCGGGCATGGGCGGGGCCTGGGACGCCACGAACGTCGCGGACGGCGACGTCGCGGTGATCACCCCGATCGGCATCGACCACGTCGAGTACCTCGGCCCGAAGGCCGTGGACGCGGCCCGCGAGAAGGCCGGGATCATCAAGCCCGGCTCCGTCGCGGTGATCGCCGAGCAGGACCAGGACGTGCTGAACGTGCTGCTCGAGCGCGCGGTCTCGGTCGACGCCGCGGTGGCGCGCGCGGGCAGCGAGTTCGGCGTGCTGGAGCGCGAGGTCGCGGTCGGCGGGCAGCTGCTCAAGCTGCAGGGCCTCGGCGGCGTGTACGACGAGATCTTCCTGCCCCTGCACGGCGCGCACCAGGCGGCCAACGCGGCGCTCGCGCTCGCGGCCGTCGAGGCGTTTTTCGGTGCGGGCAAAGACAAGCAGCTGGTCATCGAGGCGGTGCGCGAGGCGTTCGCCGAGGTGGAGAACCCGGGCCGGCTGGAGCGCGTGCGCGCGGCGCCGACCGTGCTGATCGACGCGGCGCACAACCCGATGGGCGCCCGGGCGCTGGCCACCACGGTGGCCGAGGAGTTCGCGTTCCGCCGCCTGGTCGCGGTGGTCGCGGTGATGGCGGAGAAGGACGCACGCGGCATCCTCGACGCGCTGGAGCCGGTGGTCTCCGAGGTGGTGATCACCCGGAACTCTGCGCTGCGCTCGATGCCGCTCGACGAGCTGAACGAGCAGGCTATCTCGATCTTCGGCGAGGACCGCGTGCTCGCCGAGCCGGACCTGGAGACGGCGGTGGAGACGGCGATCGGCCTGGTGGAGCAGTCCGACGACCCGGAGGAGCCCCTGGCCGGCGGCGGCGTGCTGGTCACCGGCTCGGTCGTCACGGCGGGCGACGCGCGCACACTGTTCGGGAAGGAGCCGTCATGA
- a CDS encoding DUF6879 family protein — MTWIKPGPEFADLLRSYEQTAWRWECQGTYREPDEQRPLQAWRDGHPDYAFLQPWLDQIRTQRAAGKRFERVRLLTDPPTEYLRWMLQLTHLNIDAGEDIRWISEGHARKLGAPPADFYLLDDRIVATLHFDENGVAGVEVTDDPATVAQHRRWRDIVWPVAVPHDKLAPTTRSP; from the coding sequence ATGACCTGGATCAAGCCCGGGCCCGAATTCGCCGACCTGCTCCGCAGCTACGAGCAGACGGCGTGGCGTTGGGAATGCCAAGGCACCTACCGCGAGCCGGACGAGCAGAGGCCGTTACAGGCATGGCGCGACGGGCATCCCGACTACGCGTTCCTACAGCCCTGGCTCGACCAGATCCGCACGCAACGCGCCGCCGGGAAACGGTTCGAGCGGGTGCGGCTGCTGACTGACCCACCGACGGAGTACCTGCGGTGGATGCTGCAACTGACCCACCTCAACATCGATGCCGGTGAAGACATCCGGTGGATCAGCGAGGGGCACGCCCGCAAGCTCGGCGCCCCGCCCGCGGACTTCTATCTCCTCGACGACCGGATCGTTGCGACGCTCCACTTCGACGAGAACGGAGTGGCCGGCGTCGAGGTGACCGATGATCCCGCTACGGTCGCGCAGCATCGGCGCTGGCGTGACATCGTCTGGCCGGTCGCCGTGCCACACGACAAGCTCGCACCAACGACGAGGAGCCCGTGA